The Silurus meridionalis isolate SWU-2019-XX chromosome 25, ASM1480568v1, whole genome shotgun sequence genomic interval AATTTAAATTTTGGGTATAATGTCATTAAACGAGTTAAAAGGGTTTTAGCTAATAATTTTACAAATTGGCCTGGGAAATTATCTAGCTAGTGGTTTTGTAAGTTAGTAAGTGAAATTGGCTAGCTAGCTGTTATAGTATATAAATTAGCTGAAATTAGCTAGCTTGTTGCATTTTGTAAACAAGTTTATTAAATTCTCTAGCTAGATAAATTTTGTAAATTATCTCAGTAAATGATCTaagtgattgatttttttttcattatttggtTTTGTGAGAGCGCTAGCTATGTTTGGTGACTGCACAAATTAATTTGTGGGCTAGTTACGTTTGGTGAGTGTGCTAGTTATGTTGATAAATTAGCTAGCAAGTAGTTTGATTAAATAGCCTGTAAAAATGCAAGGTAGTTGCGTGTAGaaaaatttatacaattttctagctattttcttttttaaatgatctcATCTCACCTAATAATCATACATACCTGGatagcaatgtttttttatgtatctgGTTATGTGAGCACAAAAGTTTTGTTATATTGGCTCACTAGTTAAATTTAGTAAATGATCTTGTTTGATTATGTAGCTAGTTTTTTTTCGGgctagtttttttatattttatccttactttatttaattgagtaagatatttacatattttacttaCTGGTGAAACCATGTGAAATAGTGCACTTTCAGAGAcagtaaatgtaatgaattttgACATATGACAGCATCTTTTGTAACAGAGCCCTCTTTCCTTTAATAGGCTACTATGGAAATGGTACAAATGCCATTATAGTTTTTGCTGCTTGCTTCCTTCCGGATAGCGACAGAGAAGACTACCatgaaataatggaaaacctcTTTCTGTGAGTTCTCACTTCTGTATCAACAATCCATATTTGTTTACTTGAACTGTATTTTCTATAGCAAATTGctgtaaaattgtattgtgtgtAACGATCAGGTACGTGATTAGCACGTTGGAGCTGATGGTAGCCGAAGACTACATGATAGTCTACCTGAATGGGGCCACTCCTCACAGGAGGACGCCTGGCCTTGGCTGGCTGAAGAGATGTTACCAGATGATCGACAGGAGGTAACTGCTGGTTTATAAGTGCAGAATCATTaatcaatttttaaaaaatgacaaccTGCCTCACTTAAAAATCCGCTTTCAGGCTCCGAAAGAACCTGAAATCCTTTATAATTGTTCATCCTTCCTGGTTTATCAGGACTATCCTAACCATCACTAGACCCTTTATCAGGTAAAGTAAGTTTATAGAAAGCAGAGATTAAAATATaaccttttaatatttttatttattatttatttttgctttttcgATGCTTCAAATTTGCATGTCTTCTCTACAGTTCAAAGTTCAGCAGTAAGATTAAGTATGTGAACAGTTTAGCAGAGCTGGAAGAACTCATCCCTATGGAATATGTCCATATCCCTGAATGCATCATCAAGTAAGTGAGAGATAATTTTGTTCATTCTTCATTTTTATGTTACAAAACTACAATATTTAATcactaatgatttttttttgtttattaataaatggcaagtgtaaatataaaatgtccacaaaacaaatacatattaTGTCTACACTTAGTCTTATTGATTTGGCTTTTGCACACAAGCCTATTttcttttgtacatttttaaatatttatcctATAAAATTTCATCAACTATAAGGTAAATTAGTTGGTAACTAAATTGCATTGTTAATTTAGATAAATTATATAACTTTATGCTATATGCTAGTTACATTTCTCGGTGCTAGGTACATGGGAAAAAATGCaagctctttttgttttttattgctaATGAAGCTCAACATTCGCTCCAAAAAATgctattaaatgtaaaagaaaacttAACTTCTCTATTAAAGTTAATAAGATAAAGAATGCAGCTTGTCATATTAAACCAGAAAgcacacactcctccacacaaacagcttacacactgttgctggcaGTTtgctaacactggagactccttccaaaaatgtcATACATCTCTTTACAGGGTtatcattacagtttcatcattttaatacaattattgaTAATATATAGAACATGTCTGATTTTCcacatcaaaatgtttttaatattaaattatgtaaatctgTACAAGACCCTGTGtatgagctgttgctatagaaacactaacctatgtttaataattaacataGCATAATAACATGAGTGCGTTAATATATTGGGAATTGAACCTTGCCATTGACATGACAGATCCAAACACGTATTTACTGaataatatttgatttattcaggGATGTagcagttttatttaattttcattgaGTTTTCGAGTGATTTGTAATTTGCCCGTGTACAAGTTCATGTCCTGCCAAGTGCAAAGGTTTGCCCCGTGTTTTTTGAATGGAAACATCATCAAGGTGGTGGGTGTAttataataagataataattCCAAATATTTAGTTAAAAATCAACATCTAAAAAAGTTTTATctgcaccttttttttccttcagaacATGTCAAGATGGGAGGGTGGGCCGTAGGGAAGAAGATCGAAAAGCCGCACAGAGGATACAAAAAAGGAAGTTGGAAGTTAAAGGGTGGGAGTAAGAATGATCTCGAAATAAACTATTGCACCATCATAACACATGATGATAAAGTAAGATCtctgaatatttgtttttcttcttcctcttcttggTCTTAAGGGTGTGCAAAGTTTTGCACTTTCATCTGGCAGATGAAGTCTGTAAGCTTTACGTGCTTCCACCGAAGCAGAAATGCTGTAATGTGTTAGAGGCTGTGTTAAGGTGTCAGTGTGTTCCTGAGAATAACTAGAGCACCTGGCAAtctggtttccatggtaacagaCACTAATGTGCCAAAACGAGTGCtaattaatgtgtgtttttgtgaagcTTTTGTCTTCAGGACAGGACAGAAGGTTTGGCGCTAGGTAGTTTCGTCTTGAAGCATTTGGAACCTTTTGCCATTTGTTTGCATTGCGTTTTTCCTGATTtgttctttaaaatgttattatattgtgAAACATCACAtcactatatagacaaacgtttgcagacacctgaccataaaattcgcttgtgtttttgtttactgaACGTCCCGTTCcgtatttagtccccatttgctgtaataataacctccactcttctgggaggatgttccactagattttggatgtgAAGATGCTCATTCAACCataggggtgttagtaaagtcaggtgctgatgtaggtgaggtgaggaagcctgggggcagtcagttttccaattcatcccgaaggtgttcacgcaggatcttccactccaacccatttaaagcatatctttatggagttaGTTTTATGCACAGGAGTAtggtcatgctagaacaggtttgggtctcctagttcaagtgaagtgaaaatgtaatgctgctgCATTCTAAGGCATCCTGTTTAATTGTGTGTCTCtatttttgtggtaacagtttgaggaagaatcgcatatggctggaaaagtcaggtgtcccaatactttgtccatataatagATTTGTCTTGGCAAGTCTAAACAGATCATTAGATCacaatttaccaaaaaaaaaaaattaactctaTATTAATCAATTAAAACCTAATATGAATGCTAGTACATCTTTGCTAacatatgacaaaaaaatcaactatagttattttaaaattaGAAACATAATTATGTTTTGTGAATGATTTTAATAGCAAGCTAAATAAGTATCTTGGCAAATGAGCTAGTTACATTTTGTGAATTAGCTTGTTTAGGGTTTCTGTTTTTAACGCACCTTAGCATTCAGTCCAAAACGGCAAGTTGTTCCTCTTGAAGTTAATATGACAAAACCACCAACTTTTCATGTTTACTGAGAAAGCAAAAAGCACTGAGAAACTCTTCTGATTCATCAGAAAATCATATTTGACGCAATATGGTATTGTTTCTGTTGTAACTActcattcacagggacttgAGCTGATAACACCAGAAATACTCATTCATAGGGTTTTAGTAtaaggctgcaacataaaaaatgtaaaaagaaaaaaccaacAGAAAGTGTGTGAATACCTTCTGAATGTGCAGTAAGTTAAAAACTATTGTATAAACAAGCgtaatgaaatatttatctaactattttttgttttatttctatattattatgaataaagcTGTCGCAATGCAGGAGGAAACAATACAATTTAGAACACTGAGTTACATTTGGGTTCGTGTTGGTCCTGAAGCAAGCTGGGTTGAgaaatgttgtttattttctgtttttctccacCACAGACTCGATGAGGAGTTACAGGAAGCAGGAGAGAACTCAAAGTGAGTTGAAAATATCCATTACACTTCAGCTTAGATGTAATCAAGTGCTCATGATGTTGAGTTTTGTGTGAGTTTTGTTGATTGAAAACACGGCAATGTTGACAAGTGCAACTTCTCCCTCCTTGATGAATTCCTAGATCTAAAATTAATTCAAATCtttatttcattcctttttaaaaacattataaaatatcacaaaattgaatttatttacaaaactaTTCAGTCCATCTTACAGATTTCATAAATCTAagccaaaaaaatatttaaaatttgaatAGGTTAGAGTTTTAAGTAATAGCAAAGCAGGGTTAAAGTAAGGACAAGGGgattaaaatatgttttcaaatCAGATCCAGATTATTTTTACATGATAAATTCAGTTTAACTTCTGATTTTGTTCAGGGAAAAATCCAGATCAAAACTCAAAAATAGACTTTAGCTGTTATTTACTGTCCACTTAATGGACAACTTGGGAttataactactactacaactaatattaatatttattaatattaataaaataataataaaaaaataataataatacaattaattttttaataacaaagtaattagttttaaaaaaattcctcCTATGTAGAATCAGCTTCTTTCTCCAGGGACCTGATGTGCCGCTACCTCCGTGAGTGTTTTATTCACCACAATTTCTTTCTATTCACACTATTTTCATGCTTGCAAATGTTTCtacctattttattttttattttttgcagagcACAATCCAGTGCAAGCAGCTCCTAAACCAAGGAAGCAGTGAAGCAATGCatggccagtgtgtgtgtgtgtgtgtgtgtgtgtgtgtgtgtgtgtgtgtgtgtgcgtgcgcgatAAGAGACAATGTGAATATTTGAAAGCTGAGTTCTACACACTTGATATCCACTGCCCAAACATACTTCAGCTCATTAGAAAGTAGTTCTGTTCTGTTTCCAGCATAGACCAGTCACAGCCACGCATCACCACTCAGACGGACCTTAGATTTCAGAAATCACTTTTACGTCTTCTTGCAATATGCctgtttttggggtttttcGAGATGCATGAGAAGCAATAATATCAACTTGGACATTTCACCTTATACATATACACCATGATCATGTAGCCTTTATGGAAAAAGAACTCCACCTCAAAGTATCTCTGCTCATCTTTTTGCTCTGAAATCATCACTTCTACATCCGAATGATATTTTAGCATTAAATGCTTATATAGTCGTTTACCTCTTTGTAGAAATTGAAGTtatatactgcaaaaaaaaaagctcattaCAAACACAGCGAGGTTACACATCAGCAGCTGTTAATCCTCACCAGCAAGATTTTATTTCTAACCTCAGGGGTGGACAAATCTTACATATATTAGCTTACATGGCAAACACCAGACAAGTATGTTCTCCTGATCTGCCCAGGCGTATGCTTTCAGAAATATTTTCCCTGAAATCTAACtggatttaaatgtaaactgcAATGTATGGTAAGCTCTCAAGGTTCAGAGCATTGCAGCAAGTGGGCGCTATAGTCAGCTAAACTTATAGACTATTTTATATTATGGCAGACTGGCAGGTTACGCCTCATGTAGAGCAGATCAGTAAAAATATGCTATGAAGTAGAGAGTTCAGATGAAAATGCCTATGAAATGCTGCATCAGCTCTTTTCTTGAACTGAATCCAATTGAAAATGGCAGAGAAGACAAATGATGGATCATTTGCatgggaaaagagaaagagaaatttaagagaaaatgaaaaagcaaTGTCTAAACTCTAGCTAAACTCTTGGCTGTAATCTAGGCCAGAGAATGACCAATGACACAGATCTTTATTTCTAACTtaacatttattacattcttTCTAACAACAttctttgtgttattttttaactgcaaaaaaaagtacagaataTAAGTTAATTGTAATTAGGAATTTGGAAAAGCTGAAATGAAAGCTGCATGGCTTATAGCTGCGATTAACTGTATTAGGAATTGAGCTCAtctataaatgtattgtttctAGTTTTCCTTTGtactaaaaatatttaaaaaatattctgaaatattaaataaggGGAACCATGGCAATGTAATACAGCATCAACATAATGCAACACTTACTTTTGGCCCACAATCAAGCCAGATGTTTTGGCCCTTTATAGAAAAATGTTTGGTTACCTCTGATCTCGGCTATCAGGCTTTTCTATAATTTTTGTACTTTCACGATTCAGGAAGTGTTACTGGaaagtttttaaatgttatataacaaatatacatttatatatatatatatatatatatatatatatatatatatatatatacacacacacacacacacacacacacacacacacacacacacaaagctggGCTGTCTTAAGAAATCCCAATCCTTTATCCTTAATGCCAGGTTTCCACAAATTCTTGAAGTAgggtgcatatatatatatatatctgtctgtctgttttgggcctgaaaagaaaatgttcactCAGCATGTTCattgcaacaaaaacaacataGGAAACAATTTTGAATATAGTAAAATGTATCTGGATTTTTGCATTAGAAAACGACAGCAaaccaaatataataaaaaaaagatttctttatatagatttcaaataatttttgctaaatatttaaagcttttatttccAGAAAGGTACAATTTTTCTGCCAATGCAATAGGATTTAACGATCCTATACTGTATGTGGTTTATTGTTAGCttataataagaaatatttatCAGTTTTAACAATATGTTTTTAAGTGCAGGTGTCATTTTGGACAAAATCTCAATGCCTTCGCAATGAAGATAAACTTAATATTGGAATAACGCTAGTGATTATTTTGTTGCCCAATATGCCTAACTTATTTGGTTAGTAAGAGTTATATGAAGGCTTTGTGGctaactttatttatatattaattattatgaatTAACCCTTCTTTACAATACTTCTGTTAAAATTGTCTTAGTAGTAAAAATTGTAACATAGTAGCTATAGCCAAGTAgtctttaaaattttttatttctgctgcTTGTTGACCTTGATTTACTCAAGCAGGAACAAGTTTCAGCGTATTTTGAAGTGGCGCATCAGTAGTTAAGATGTTCTTcttatcagaaggtcatgagttcagatcccagTACCACAAGCTGGTCCttgagcaataaaaaaattggtTGCTTTGGATATGTAtatctgttgtaaatgtaaatgatttgtcCACTCCTGTAACCGGTCTTATGCCTGTAGagtttcttttaaaaagaaaaaaaaagtgagttttGAAAACCTCAGCATCTCGGTATGTTGTCAGTCTCAGTGTTTGCCCGTGGTTGAATATATAGAACAATCGAGTTAGCTGAGTAAATCCAGACAGCATGCAGATTCCGTTTCCTAACACACCTATCGATGTAGCTCCTGCGTCTACATGCTGTATGAAAACACCTCGTTGTGTGAACGTGTGTGCGTCGTTTGTAGGTGCGATTGTGTTTTGTGCGTTTGCGTGTTGGTAAATGTCTCAGGACGCTGTAAACAGGAAATGACCTCCTAGGTGGACGAAAGGCAATGTATCTGCAAAGCACAATATCCACAAATAtcctgtggtgtgtgtgtgggtgtgggtatAGGCATGTCACTGCATGTCTCATAGCTGTTAAtagattaattatatatatatatatatatatatatatatatatatatatatatatatatatatatatatatatatatatatatataaaatgatagaCCCAGAggccttgtaaaaaaaaatggagactACAATAAATTTACCTCTAATCTAATTATGAagacttttttcttatttcattttgtaatatttgtcaaatttgtAGAACAGAGAGGACTAAATAGCTGTTCAGACAACATGTAAGAGGTAGTTATAAAGGGAAAAGGTATGAAAGCCCATCtccaccacataaaaaaaatagtttgccTAATTACATTACTGCCCGCAAATCCAACTTTATTCTCGCAATACTGACTTTTTCCTCCcagttcctttttttaaattcttacaATTGAGATATCACTTTAATGTTACAGTGCAACGCATGTACACACTGTAGCAGGCAGGAGCTAAGGCTACAATGGCTGCGTCCGCTCAGTCCAGGTACAGGACAGAGAAGTTGGTGAAACCATGCCTAAAATAGTCCTCTATGATTTTATCCATCGTTTCAATTGTGAGACATATTCGGATTTGGGAGAAATAAAGCAATTAGgcgcaattttttttttttatggacttCCATACAAAGGCAAATGTTGTTCCTTTTGGTGTGTtcttatgttttatttcaacaTGTCATTACATTAGTATTAAACTGAGAATATGACCACAATAACACGTCCACAACAAAA includes:
- the prune2 gene encoding protein prune homolog 2 isoform X2, which encodes MEQNPAHKMSSEEAESRPAPPTTLPLKGDGGGSQRKKLSAPRISLSLDQSEDDLFDTPDDLDINVDDLDTPDEADVLDYTDHELDWEEPQESQAAPVKEDAEPIPTYSLTEERQDSKLWRTVIIGEQEHRINMKCIEPYQKVISHGGYYGNGTNAIIVFAACFLPDSDREDYHEIMENLFLYVISTLELMVAEDYMIVYLNGATPHRRTPGLGWLKRCYQMIDRRLRKNLKSFIIVHPSWFIRTILTITRPFISSKFSSKIKYVNSLAELEELIPMEYVHIPECIIKTCQDGRVGRREEDRKAAQRIQKRKLEVKGLDEELQEAGENSKISFFLQGPDVPLPPAQSSASSS
- the prune2 gene encoding protein prune homolog 2 isoform X1, translating into MEQNPAHKMSSEEAESRPAPPTTLPLKGDGGGSQRKKLSAPRISLSLDQSEDDLFDTPDDLDINVDDLDTPDEADVLDYTDHELDWEEPQESQAAPVKEDAEPIPTYSLTEERQDSKLWRTVIIGEQEHRINMKCIEPYQKVISHGGYYGNGTNAIIVFAACFLPDSDREDYHEIMENLFLYVISTLELMVAEDYMIVYLNGATPHRRTPGLGWLKRCYQMIDRRLRKNLKSFIIVHPSWFIRTILTITRPFISSKFSSKIKYVNSLAELEELIPMEYVHIPECIIKTCQDGRVGRREEDRKAAQRIQKRKLEVKGWELDEELQEAGENSKISFFLQGPDVPLPPAQSSASSS
- the prune2 gene encoding protein prune homolog 2 isoform X3, whose product is MEQNPAHKMSSEEAESRPAPPTTLPLKGDGGGSQRKKLSAPRISLSLDQSEDDLFDTPDDLDINVDDLDTPDEADVLDYTDHELDWEEPQESQAAPVKEDAEPIPTYSLTEERQDSKLWRTVIIGEQEHRINMKCIEPYQKVISHGGYYGNGTNAIIVFAACFLPDSDREDYHEIMENLFLYVISTLELMVAEDYMIVYLNGATPHRRTPGLGWLKRCYQMIDRRLRKNLKSFIIVHPSWFIRTILTITRPFISSKFSSKIKYVNSLAELEELIPMEYVHIPECIIKLDEELQEAGENSKISFFLQGPDVPLPPAQSSASSS